In the genome of Sardina pilchardus chromosome 14, fSarPil1.1, whole genome shotgun sequence, one region contains:
- the LOC134101232 gene encoding LOW QUALITY PROTEIN: seizure 6-like protein (The sequence of the model RefSeq protein was modified relative to this genomic sequence to represent the inferred CDS: inserted 1 base in 1 codon): protein MPAIRSGESRARCALLWMGILWTVALAQEEASPGPPPSTRAPGETAAREGPRGAASVGQGLLESVLAHKDQLLSQRSRVLPSALPQDLLPMLGKELGGTGGVGGVGGVLSPEQEGLLKRMIPAAGVGVGVGGVGGGARDSGAQPTSPDSIDAPHTQGGKTGAGGSSEVREEDEEEEEEKEEEEGTTNPSSTPTPTAVVVDTEPDMGTLAPAPSSCVINFSDPEGYIDSSDDPPLPDGAFLQCTYTVTVYTGYGVELQIKSVNLSDGEQLSIRGQNEAGALIVLANHTLLVEGQVIRSPTNTISVFFRSFPEGPMGTFQLHYQIFGLSCALPRRPHFGEVSVLNLHPGGTANFHCNMGYHLQGAAQITCRNASLPIWSAKEPTCRALCGGSVKNTSVGWVLSPSPHPNSTLDRSCSWSLEAPAGQRLHLHLERMDLGPTDRLVLWSGLDAGSVVLFDSARGGPIPFEGVISEGPAVRVQFITDDPPATWHRGFSIRYEAFEKGHCYEPYMQNGNFTTTDPAYGVGAVVQFTCDPGHSLEQGPPVIECINTRDPYWNDTEPLCKALCGGDLAGPSGVILSPNWPDSYGEGEDCSWRIHVGEDKRILLDVQLLNLSDSDMVTILDGDEVTTRILGQYVGGTSPFKQSSTTPDLTVTFHSDPAGLVFGKGEGFIINYMEVSRNDSCPDLPEIQNGWKTTSHTALVRGARITYQCDPGYDLVGRETLTCLLDLTWSTQPPFCEKIMYCSDPGHVEHXTRTLSDPKLLVGTAIQYTCNPGFVLQGGATLTCYGREPGTPVWTARLPHCVSEDLVSCENPGLPENGYQILSKRLYLPSESLTFMCYQGYELEGEFAIKCILGNPSFWSGPLPICRARPDCFGNHALEVAEAAAGSSLDGGNMALAIFILVLLLSVLLGGLYVYVTRCRYHSNLRLPLMYPHPYSQITVETEFDNPLYETGGDTREYEVSI from the exons GTCCCAGCGGAGCAGGGTGCTGCCCAGCGCTCTCCCCCAGGACCTGCTGCCCATGCTGGGGAAGGAGCTGGGCGGCACCGGGGGGGTCGGCGGGGTCGGGGGGGTCCTCTCGCCGGAGCAGGAGGGCCTGCTGAAGAGGATGATCCCTGCCGCTGGGGTGGGTGTCGGGGTCGgcggggttggtggtggtgcgcGGGATTCTGGGGCACAACCGACGTCCCCGGACAGCATagacgccccacacacacagggggggaAGACAGGGGCAGGGGGCAGCTCTGAGGTgagggaggaagacgaggaggaggaggaggagaaggaggaggaggaagggactACAAATCCCAGCAGTACCCCGACACCCACAGCAGTAGTGGTGGACACGGAGCCAGACATGGGCACACTggcaccag CACCATCGAGTTGTGTGATCAATTTCTCCGACCCCGAGGGCTACATCGATTCATCAGACGACCCTCCGCTCCCAGACGGGGCCTTCCTGCAGTGCACGTACACCGTCACCGTCTACACTGGATACGGTGTGGAgttgcag ATCAAGAGTGTCAATCTGTCGGATGGAGAGCAGCTATCAATCAGAGGGCAGAACGAGGCGGGAGCCCTGATTGTACTGGCCAATCACACGCTCCTGGTGGAGGGTCAGGTGATCCGCAGCCCGACCAATACCATCTCTGTATTCTTCCGCTCCTTTCCAGAGGGACCAATGGGCACCTTCCAGCTGCACTATCAGa TCTTCGGGCTGAGCTGTGCTCTGCCGCGCCGGCCCCACTTCGGGGAGGTGTCGGTGCTGAACCTGCACCCCGGGGGCACGGCCAACTTCCACTGCAACATGGGCTACCACCTGCAGGGGGCAGCACAGATCACCTGCCGCAACGCCTCGCTGCCCATATGGAGCGCCAAGGAGCCCACCTgcagag cTCTATGCGGGGGTTCGGTGAAGAACACCAGTGTGGGGTGGGTCCTGTCCCCCTCTCCGCACCCCAACAGCACGCTGGACCGCAGCTGCTCCTGGTCCCTGGAGGCCCCCGCTGGACAGAGGTTGCACCTGCACCTGGAGAGGATGGACCTCGGCCccacagacag GCTGGTGCTGTGGAGCGGGCTGGACGCTGGCTCGGTGGTGCTGTTCGACTCTGCCAGGGGGGGTCCCATCCCATTCGAGGGCGTGATCAGCGAAGGCCCGGCCGTCAGGGTCCAGTTCATCACCGACGACCCGCCGGCCACCTGGCACCGCGGCTTCAGCATCCGATACgagg CGTTCGAGAAGGGCCACTGCTACGAGCCGTACATGCAGAACGGCAACTTCACCACGACGGACCCGGCGTACGGTGTGGGGGCCGTGGTGCAGTTCACGTGTGACCCCGGACACTCGCTGGAGCAGGGGCCGCCGGTCATCGAGTGCATCAACACCCGTGACCCCTACTGGAACGACACCGAGCCTCTGTGCAAAG ctcTGTGCGGAGGTGACCTGGCAGGACCCAGTGGGGTGATCCTGTCCCCGAACTGGCCCGACTCGTACGGCGAGGGCGAGGACTGCAGCTGGAGGATCCACGTGGGCGAAGACAAGCGCATCCTGCTGGATGTGCAGCT gCTGAATCTGAGTGACAGTGACATGGTCACCATCCTGGACGGTGACGAAGTGACCACACGTATCCTTGGCCAGTATGTGGGGGGCACCAGCCCATTCAAGCAGTCGTCCACCACGCCGGACCTGACCGTCACCTTCCACTCCGACCCCGCCGGCCTCGTGTTCGGGAAGGGAGAGGGCTTCATCATCAACTACATGG AGGTGTCTCGGAACGACTCGTGCCCAGACTTGCCCGAGATCCAAAATGGCTGGAAGACGACGTCTCACACGGCGCTGGTGCGCGGGGCGCGCATCACCTACCAGTGTGACCCCGGATACGACCTCGTCGGCAGGGAGACCCTCACCTGTCTTCTGGACCTCACCTGGAGTACACAGCCCCCCTTCTGTGAaaaga TCATGTACTGTTCAGACCCAGGCCACGTGGAAC TCACTCGGACTCTGTCTGACCCCAAGCTCCTGGTGGGCACCGCCATCCAGTACACCTGCAATCCCGGCTTTGTCCTGCAGGGAGGCGCCACTCTCACCTGCTACGGACGGGAGCCAGGGACCCCTGTCTGGACAGCCCGACTGCCTCACTGTGTCT CGGAGGACTTGGTGTCGTGTGAGAACCCGGGGCTCCCGGAGAACGGCTACCAGATCCTGTCCAAGCGGCTCTACCTACCGAGCGAGTCCCTCACCTTCATGTGCTACCAGGGCTACGAGCTGGAGGGAGAGTTCGCCATcaagtgcattctgggaaacCCCTCGTTTTGGAGCGGCCCACTCCCGATTTGTCGAG CCAGGCCAGACTGCTTCGGTAACCACGCTCTGGAGG TGGCGGAGGCGGCGGCCGGCTCCTCTCTGGACGGGGGCAACATGGCGCTGGCCATCTTCATCCTGGTGCTTCTGCTCTCCGTGCTGCTGGGGGGCCTCTATGTGTATGTGACGAG GTGTCGCTATCACTCAAACCTGCGACTGCCTTTGATGTACCCACACCCGTACAGTCAGATCACCGTGGAGACCGAGTTTGACAACCCACTCTATGAAACAGGAGGG GACACAAGAGAGTACGAGGTGTCAATATGA